DNA from Acidobacteriota bacterium:
TGATCTCGAAGCGGCGGTGCGCCGCGCCCAGGCGTCCCTGATCGAGGCGACCGCGCGGCTTGCCGATGCGAGGCGGGAGGAGGCCCGCCAGCGGCGCATCGTCGAGGCGGGTGTGGCGCCTTCCGCCGATCTGGACGCGGCGGTCACGCAACTTCAGGTCACGCGAGCCCAGCTCGGCACGGCGCGGGCGAACCTGGAGTCGATCGAGGCCCAGCTCGCCTACACGGTCATTCATGCCCCGGTGGACGGGGTGGTCATCGAGCGGACGGTCGAGGTGGGGGAGATGGTCGCGCCGGGAGGCTTCACCAGCCAGCAGGCTACCGGCGCGCTCGTGCGGATCGCCGATCCGACCTCGCTCGAGGTCGAGGCGGACATCAACGAGAGTTTCATCGCCCGGATCCAGCTCGGCCAGCCGGCCACGATCAAGGTCGACGCCGTGCCGGACCACGAGTACCACGGCACGTTGCGGCAGATCGTGCCGACCGCCGACCGGCAGCGCGCAGTGGTCCAGGTCAAGGTGACGATCGACGACCGGGACGCTCGCCTGGTGCCGGACATGAGCTGCAGCGTCACCTTTCTGCAGGAGGGAGTCGACGAGACCGTGCTCCAGGCGGATCCGAAGATCCTGGTCGCGGCCGAAGCGGTGGCGAGCGACGACGGCGGCGACTACGTCTTGCTCCTGCGCGACGGCCAACTGGAGCGGGCGCCGATCGAACTCGGCCTGGAGCAGGACGGCAACCAGTTCGAGGTGTTGTCCGGCCTCCGCGGCGGCGAGGTGGTCGTTCGCCAGCCGACTCCGGAGTTGACACCGGGCCTGCGCGTACGCGAGGCCTCCTGAGATAGCGGACACAGAGAGTCCAACGAAGGAGTTGATTGATGGCTGAAACCGTCGTCCAGATGCGCGACGTGACGAAGAACTACCGGCGCGACGCTTTCGAGCTGAAGGTGCTCCAGGGCATCACCCTGGACGTCGAGGCAGGCGACTTCGTCGCCCTGATGGGGCCGTCCGGTTCCGGCAAGAGCACGTTGCTCAATCTGCTCGCCGGGATCGACCAGCCGAGCAGCGGGGACCTCGTCGTCGCCGGCGAACAGGTGAGCCGGATGAACGAAAGCAAGCTCGCCAAGTGGCGCCAGCGGCACATCGGCTTCATCTTCCAGTTCTACAACCTGATCCCGGTGCTGACGGCCTACGAGAACGTTGAGCTGCCGCTGACGCTCCGGCGCGGGTCGCGCGCGGCGCGCAAGCGGCGCGTCGAGACGGCGCTCTCCGTGGTCGGCCTGCAGAACCGGATGAAGCACTACCCGCGACAGCTCTCGGGAGGCCAGGAACAGCGGGTGGCGATCGCTCGCGCGATCGTCACCGATCCGACCCTGCTGCTCGCCGACGAGCCGACCGGCGATCTCGACGCCGACTCGGGGCGGGAGATCCTCGACCTCCTCGGTCAACTGAACGAGCAGTTCAACAAGACGATTCTCATGGTGACCCACGACCCGAACGCGGCGGCGAGGGCGAAACGCCTGGTGCGGCTCGACAAGGGACAGTTGGTGTCGGGCGACGCGGGAGCTGGTTCATGATCAAGCTGATTCGACGCAACCTGCTTCGCAACAAGCGACGCACCTTCCTGACCATGGCCAGTCTGGCGATGGCGCTGTTCATCCTCTCGTTGCTGGGCGTGGTCAACGACGCGATGAGCTTTGCCGACGAGTCCGAGATCCCCGACCGGCTGGTCGTGCGCAACGCGATCTCGCTGACGTTCCCGTTGCCCGAGGCGTACGAGCAACGGCTTCGGACCATCGACAACGTGGTCGCGGTAACGCCCCAGAACTGGTTCCAGGGCGTCTACAAGGACCAGAGACCCGAGAACTTCTTCCCGCGCTTTACCGTCGATCCCGAGACGTTTCGGAGCGTCTTCTACGACTACACGTGGAACGAGGAGGAGTGGGAGGCGTTCGCGGAGCAGCGCACCGCCTTCGCCGCAGGCCGCGAGCTGACCGAGATCCAGGGGTGGTCGATCGGCGACATCATCACGATCAAGGGGGACATCTTCCCGATCGACGTGGAACTCCAGTTGCGCGCGATCTTCGACTACGACGAGCCGGGCCAGGAGCGGCAGATCTTCTTCCACCGTCGCTACGTCGAGGAGGCGATGGGGAATCCGGGCCAGAACGGCACCTACTGGCTGCTTCTCGATGACCCGGAGGCGGCCCCAGCCGTAATCGCGGCCGCCGAGGCGATGTTCGAGAACTCGGACAACCAGGTGCGAGCCGAAACCGCCGAGGCGTTCGCGGCCTCGTTCACGGAGATGCTGGGCAACATCCAGTTCTTCTTCACCATGATTGGACTCGCGATCGTCATTTCCATCTTCCTGATCACCGCGAACACGATGGCGATGGCGGCGCGCGAGCGGACCACCGAGGTTTCCGTGCTCCGTACCCTGGGCTTCCGGCGCAACCAGGTGCTCGGCATGGTGATCGGCGAGTCCCTGGCGGTCGGCGTGCTGGGTTCTCTGCTCGGCGTCGGCTTCACAGCAGTTGCCATTCAGGGCGCGACGCCGTTCCTGGAGCAAATGGGTTTCGGCTTCGGCGGCTTCGCGCTCGATTCCCAGGTGCTGGTGACCGCGGTCACGATCGGCATCTCGGTCGGGCTGCTGAGCGGCGTCTTCCCTGCGGTTGCGGCGGCGCGGCTCAAGATCGTCGACGGACTGAGGCGGCTCTGACGATGGCCGGAACGCGCGAGGAGACAGCATGATCCCGATCAAGTACACCTACCGCAACCTGTTCGAGCGCCGTGGCGTGGCGTTCATGACGCTGGCCTCGATCGGCTTCGTCGTCCTGGTCTACATCGGCGTGCTCGCCCTCGCCGGCGGCCTGCGGGCCGCCTTCGCGGACACCGGAGACCCCTCGGTCGTCATCGTGATGCGGGACGGCACACGCGCCGAGATGGAGAGCTCCTACGCGCAGGAGAGCCACCGCCTGCTGACCGCGATGCCCGGCGTTGAGCGAACGGCCGACGGCGCGGTGATGGCTTCCGGCGAAACGGTCACGATCCAGATCTTCAAGCGGGTCGACGGAAGCGAGACGAACGTGATGGTCCGCGGCGTCGAGCCCGGAGCGTTCGCCATCCGGCCGGGTTTCGAGGTCACCGAGGGCCGGGTCTTCGAGCCCGGCCGCGGCGAGATCATCGTCGGCCGCAGCCTGGCCGGCCGGCTCGGCCTGCGGGTCGGCGACGAGCGCAAGATGGGCCGGAACACGTTCCGGGTCGTCGGCACGTTCGCCGGCGTAGGCGCCCACGGCTCCGAGATCTGGGGGGACTACCGCGACCTGGGCGATTCGTTCCGCCGCAGCGGCTACTACTCGTCGACCCGGCTCCAGGCCGCGTCGCCGGGCGCGGCGCGCAGCCTGATCGACACGGTCAAGGCCGACCAGCGGCTCCAGGTGCAGGCCCTGACGGAACCCGAGTACTACGAGCTCCAGTCGGACACGTCATCGGGCCAGTTCATCATCCTCGGCAACGTGCTCGCCGTTCTGATGGCGATCGGCGCCTGCTTCGCCGCCGCGAACACGATGTACGCGCAGGTCGCCGCCCGCGCCCGCGAGATCGGCACCCTGCGCGCCCTCGGTTTCAAGCGGCGCTCGATCATGGGCAGCTTCTTCCTGGAAGCGGTGCTGCTCGGGGTGGTCGCGGGCGGCTTCGGCGCCCTGCTGTCGCTTCCCCTCAACGCGATCCAGACTGGCACGATGAACCAGGTGACGTTCAGCGAGATCACGTTCCAGTTGCGCACGACGCCGTTCGCCCTCTTCTCGGGCATCTTCCTGGCCACCGTGACGGGCGTCCTCGGCGGCCTGCTGCCCGCTTTCGGCGCCTCGCGCCAGAAGATCACCGACCTTCTCCGCGAAGCGTAAACACTGGGTGCGCCGGCGTCCCCGCCGGCATCCGGGCGAGCCGCGAAGCGCGAGCGCGAGTGGCCGTGTAGCCTAGAAAGACGGTGTCCAGCTCTTCGGTCCGTCTTTGCCGGGCGTTCCTGTTGGTCGCCGCGGCGCTCCTTGTCGCCGCGTGCGGCGCCTCACCATCGCCGGCCGTCCCGGTTTCAGCGCCGCTCCCCAACATCGTCCTCATCGTCCCCGACGATCTCGGCCGGCACGACGTCAGCTTCCACGGCGGCGAGATCGCGACCCCGAACATCGACCGGATCGCTGCCGAAGGGGTGCAACTAGAGCGCTTCTACAGCGCCCCGGTCTGTTCACCGACGCGAGCGGGCTTGATGACGGGCCGCTATCCGATCCGCTTCGGCCTGATGCGGGCGGTGATCGCGCCCTGGCGCGACTACGGGATGGACACCTCGGAGGTGACTCTGCCGGAGGTTCTGGCCAAGGCCGGCTACGAGCACCGCGGCATCTTCGGCAAGTGGCACCTTGGCCACTTCGACCGCAAGTACCACCCGCTACGCCGCGGCTTCACCGAGTTCGTGGGCCACAACACGGCCGTCGACTACTTCACGAAGGAACGGGAGGGCGAGCGGGACTGGAGCCACGGCTACGAGTCGGTCGACGAGGAGGGTTACGTCACGGACTTGCTGGCCGAGCACGCGGTGCGGTTCATCGATCGCCACGCGGGCGAGGAGGCGCCGTTCTTCCTCTACGTTCCGTTCAGCGCGCCGCACTCGCCACTGCAGGCGAAGGAGGAAGACCTGCCGCGCTACGCCGATCTGGAGCCGCTCGAACCTCCGCGCGGCTGGGAGGAGTCGACCGCCGGCCGGCCGCTTGCCGCCGACGAGCGGCGCCGCAACGGGCGTCGGGTTCATGCGGCGATGGTCCATTCCCTCGACGAGGGCGTCGGCCGCATCCTCGACGCGATCGACGGTCACGGCATCGCCGACAACACGCTCGTCCTGTTCTTCAGCGACAACGGCGGCTCGGTCGGCATTGGCGACAACGGCCCCTACCGTGGCGCCAAGGGCAGCGTGTTCGAGGGCGGCACCCGGGTGGCCGCGGCCGCCCGCTGGCCGGCCGGAAACGTCGAGGGCGGCGGCCGGATCGAGGCGCCGGTGTCCTACATCGACGTGCTGCCGACGCTGATGGGAATCGCGGGCATCGAGGATCACGGGGGCAAGCCGCTCGACGGTGTTGACGTCGGCGACGTGCTGACGGGTGAGTCCGATACCGGGCCGGAGCGTGATCTCTACTCCTTTATCGCCCAACTCGACCCTGAGCGGGAGCAGGTCTCGGTAACGGAGGGTGAGTGGAAGCTCGCGGTCGTCGGGCCGCCGCTGGTGCGCGAGGGCGCCGCCGACGTGTCGCGGACGATGCTGTTCCGGCTCGACGACGATCCATTGGAACAGAGGGATGTCGCGGCGGGACACCCCGATCTGGTGGCTCGCCTGCTCGAGAAGGCGGCCGGCTTCCGGGCATTGCAGCCGCCGAATCCGGTGGCGCCGTTCTTCGCGGGCCGCGAGAACTTCCAGCCGCCGCCGAACTGGCAGTTCGCGCAGAAGCGGCCCAACATCCTCCTCATCCTGATCGACGACCTTGGCTTCGAAGCGGTCGGTGCGTACGGCGGCGCGTCCTACGACACGCCGAACATCGACCGTCTGGCCGCGGAGGGAGTCCGCTTCACCCATGCCTACTCGACGCCGCTGTGCGCGCCCTCGCGGCTCAAGTTGGTGACCGGGCGCTACAACAGCCGCAACTACACGGAGTGGGGCGTCCTGCCGCCCGAAGAGGTGACCTTCGCCAACCTCCTGCAGGACGCGGGCTACTCGACCTTCCTGGCCGGCAAGTGGCAGATGTCGGGCTTCAAACAGGCGTGGGCACCGGAGAAGGACTGCTGCGAGGGCTTGGGGCAGACGCCGGAGGAAGCCGGTTTCGACGATTATCTGGTCTGGCACTACCACGAGAAGGGCGAGCGCTATGCGGATCCGCTGTTGTGGGGGCCGGCTGGGGAAGGCGGGACCCACGAGGGTCACTACGGTCCCGATCTGTTCGTGGACTTCCTGCTCGGCCGAATCGAGTCGCAGGTCGCCGAGGACTCCGACCGGCCGTTCTTCGCCTACCACTCGATGGCGCTGGTCCACGCCCCGTTCGTGCCCACCCCGGACAGTGAGGACTGGGCCGCGGACCGTGGTGCCCAGGACCCGGCCT
Protein-coding regions in this window:
- a CDS encoding efflux RND transporter periplasmic adaptor subunit, giving the protein MSAPASQGDGPQNPPPRPDLSILRDDDEYEYRPRRGRFIKWGIVLLLVAAAVFAFYRVPPDQYVPFLMPEVETTTVQRLTPEQASTVLTATGYTYARVRAAVGAKIIGRITELHVDEGDAVAAGDVIAVLDSDDLEAAVRRAQASLIEATARLADARREEARQRRIVEAGVAPSADLDAAVTQLQVTRAQLGTARANLESIEAQLAYTVIHAPVDGVVIERTVEVGEMVAPGGFTSQQATGALVRIADPTSLEVEADINESFIARIQLGQPATIKVDAVPDHEYHGTLRQIVPTADRQRAVVQVKVTIDDRDARLVPDMSCSVTFLQEGVDETVLQADPKILVAAEAVASDDGGDYVLLLRDGQLERAPIELGLEQDGNQFEVLSGLRGGEVVVRQPTPELTPGLRVREAS
- a CDS encoding ABC transporter ATP-binding protein; amino-acid sequence: MAETVVQMRDVTKNYRRDAFELKVLQGITLDVEAGDFVALMGPSGSGKSTLLNLLAGIDQPSSGDLVVAGEQVSRMNESKLAKWRQRHIGFIFQFYNLIPVLTAYENVELPLTLRRGSRAARKRRVETALSVVGLQNRMKHYPRQLSGGQEQRVAIARAIVTDPTLLLADEPTGDLDADSGREILDLLGQLNEQFNKTILMVTHDPNAAARAKRLVRLDKGQLVSGDAGAGS
- a CDS encoding FtsX-like permease family protein; translated protein: MIKLIRRNLLRNKRRTFLTMASLAMALFILSLLGVVNDAMSFADESEIPDRLVVRNAISLTFPLPEAYEQRLRTIDNVVAVTPQNWFQGVYKDQRPENFFPRFTVDPETFRSVFYDYTWNEEEWEAFAEQRTAFAAGRELTEIQGWSIGDIITIKGDIFPIDVELQLRAIFDYDEPGQERQIFFHRRYVEEAMGNPGQNGTYWLLLDDPEAAPAVIAAAEAMFENSDNQVRAETAEAFAASFTEMLGNIQFFFTMIGLAIVISIFLITANTMAMAARERTTEVSVLRTLGFRRNQVLGMVIGESLAVGVLGSLLGVGFTAVAIQGATPFLEQMGFGFGGFALDSQVLVTAVTIGISVGLLSGVFPAVAAARLKIVDGLRRL
- a CDS encoding FtsX-like permease family protein, with protein sequence MIPIKYTYRNLFERRGVAFMTLASIGFVVLVYIGVLALAGGLRAAFADTGDPSVVIVMRDGTRAEMESSYAQESHRLLTAMPGVERTADGAVMASGETVTIQIFKRVDGSETNVMVRGVEPGAFAIRPGFEVTEGRVFEPGRGEIIVGRSLAGRLGLRVGDERKMGRNTFRVVGTFAGVGAHGSEIWGDYRDLGDSFRRSGYYSSTRLQAASPGAARSLIDTVKADQRLQVQALTEPEYYELQSDTSSGQFIILGNVLAVLMAIGACFAAANTMYAQVAARAREIGTLRALGFKRRSIMGSFFLEAVLLGVVAGGFGALLSLPLNAIQTGTMNQVTFSEITFQLRTTPFALFSGIFLATVTGVLGGLLPAFGASRQKITDLLREA
- a CDS encoding sulfatase-like hydrolase/transferase, with amino-acid sequence MSSSSVRLCRAFLLVAAALLVAACGASPSPAVPVSAPLPNIVLIVPDDLGRHDVSFHGGEIATPNIDRIAAEGVQLERFYSAPVCSPTRAGLMTGRYPIRFGLMRAVIAPWRDYGMDTSEVTLPEVLAKAGYEHRGIFGKWHLGHFDRKYHPLRRGFTEFVGHNTAVDYFTKEREGERDWSHGYESVDEEGYVTDLLAEHAVRFIDRHAGEEAPFFLYVPFSAPHSPLQAKEEDLPRYADLEPLEPPRGWEESTAGRPLAADERRRNGRRVHAAMVHSLDEGVGRILDAIDGHGIADNTLVLFFSDNGGSVGIGDNGPYRGAKGSVFEGGTRVAAAARWPAGNVEGGGRIEAPVSYIDVLPTLMGIAGIEDHGGKPLDGVDVGDVLTGESDTGPERDLYSFIAQLDPEREQVSVTEGEWKLAVVGPPLVREGAADVSRTMLFRLDDDPLEQRDVAAGHPDLVARLLEKAAGFRALQPPNPVAPFFAGRENFQPPPNWQFAQKRPNILLILIDDLGFEAVGAYGGASYDTPNIDRLAAEGVRFTHAYSTPLCAPSRLKLVTGRYNSRNYTEWGVLPPEEVTFANLLQDAGYSTFLAGKWQMSGFKQAWAPEKDCCEGLGQTPEEAGFDDYLVWHYHEKGERYADPLLWGPAGEGGTHEGHYGPDLFVDFLLGRIESQVAEDSDRPFFAYHSMALVHAPFVPTPDSEDWAADRGAQDPAFFVDMVAYTDKLVGRMLDGLEELGVLDNTLILLTADNGTPRQITSTLQDGTVIPGGKGGTIDYGMHVPFIASWPAGFEGGRVSDAMIDLSDFLPSMVEAAGATLPGDRVIDGRSFMPVLRGETDSARDWIFTDFRPRFLNIPEVTFVHDRRYKLYDDGRFFDFENDVREQSPLDVDDLTEEAASAMARLRAAMAEGLGG